A single Halogeometricum rufum DNA region contains:
- a CDS encoding M81 family metallopeptidase, giving the protein MRVAVGAMSHETNTFADGTTGIESFATATGTDLPDADGVGRSLGGIVETLADADAEILPTAGASALPGPTVEREAFEWVRAEFRARLDGETVDGVCLDLHGSMSVEGEPDPEGALLASVREAVGPEVPVTAALDMHATVTERMVAHLDGVAGYRTAPHTDVEETGARAADLLLASLSGEASLALGWEPFPMLLAGERSESEAEPMRTLLERLREADETDGVYDANYFLGFPWADSPHAGCHALVTGDASASATVEETATDLAAAFWRRRDEFDFTTEAHDPAAALDEAAAADARPVVVADTGDIPGAGAGENATNLLAMLLERSDLGRPVVAVVADADSHATCRAAERGTAVSLSLGRAYPEGTPLDVSGTVLAHHDTDDARTALVSLDEGVDVVVADRRTNVHRDPAFLRRLGVDPSARRVVALKSGYLSPAWKDLAAKRLFALTRGETDQRLASLPYERVPRPCYPLDEDVTWSP; this is encoded by the coding sequence ATGAGAGTCGCAGTCGGCGCGATGAGCCACGAGACGAACACGTTCGCGGACGGCACGACCGGAATCGAGTCGTTCGCGACGGCGACGGGGACGGACCTGCCGGACGCCGACGGCGTCGGCCGGTCGCTCGGCGGTATCGTCGAGACGCTGGCGGACGCCGACGCCGAGATACTGCCCACGGCCGGGGCGAGCGCGCTCCCGGGACCGACCGTCGAGCGCGAGGCGTTCGAGTGGGTCCGAGCGGAGTTCCGCGCCCGTCTGGACGGCGAGACGGTCGACGGCGTCTGTCTCGACCTCCACGGGTCGATGTCCGTCGAGGGCGAACCGGACCCCGAAGGTGCGCTCCTCGCGTCCGTTCGCGAGGCGGTCGGTCCCGAGGTGCCCGTCACCGCCGCGCTGGACATGCACGCGACGGTTACCGAGCGCATGGTCGCCCACCTCGACGGCGTCGCGGGCTATCGCACCGCCCCGCACACGGACGTCGAGGAGACGGGCGCGCGAGCGGCGGACCTGTTGCTCGCGTCGCTGTCCGGCGAGGCGTCGCTCGCACTCGGGTGGGAGCCGTTCCCGATGCTGTTGGCCGGCGAGCGGTCCGAGTCGGAGGCCGAACCGATGCGCACCCTGCTGGAGCGGTTGCGCGAGGCCGACGAGACGGACGGCGTCTACGACGCCAACTACTTCCTCGGGTTCCCGTGGGCCGACTCGCCGCACGCGGGCTGTCACGCGCTCGTCACCGGCGACGCCTCGGCGTCCGCGACGGTCGAAGAGACGGCGACGGACCTCGCGGCGGCGTTCTGGCGACGGCGCGACGAGTTCGACTTCACGACGGAGGCGCACGACCCGGCGGCCGCGCTGGACGAGGCCGCCGCCGCGGACGCGCGGCCCGTCGTCGTCGCCGACACGGGCGACATCCCCGGCGCGGGGGCGGGCGAGAACGCGACGAACCTCCTCGCGATGCTGCTGGAGCGGTCGGACCTCGGGCGGCCCGTCGTCGCCGTCGTCGCCGACGCCGACAGTCACGCGACGTGCCGGGCCGCGGAGCGCGGTACCGCCGTCTCGCTCTCGCTCGGCCGCGCCTACCCCGAGGGGACGCCGCTCGACGTCTCCGGAACCGTCCTCGCGCATCACGACACCGACGACGCGAGGACGGCGCTCGTCTCGCTCGACGAGGGCGTCGACGTCGTCGTCGCGGACCGCCGGACCAACGTCCACCGCGACCCGGCGTTCCTCCGTCGCCTCGGCGTCGACCCGTCCGCGCGGCGGGTCGTCGCCCTCAAGAGCGGCTACCTGAGTCCGGCGTGGAAGGACCTCGCCGCCAAGCGTCTGTTCGCCTTGACGCGAGGGGAGACCGACCAGCGACTCGCGTCGCTCCCGTACGAACGCGTCCCGCGCCCCTGCTACCCGCTGGACGAGGACGTGACGTGGTCGCCGTAG
- a CDS encoding carbohydrate ABC transporter permease — MSTDLDLGSEDRPQSGHAAGAGQYVVKALAHGILIVASALAVVPFAYALLTSMKPEENIFSTMGQLIPAEPTLMNYVNIWMQNPLDRWIFNSLLLAAGVVFFTLLLDSLAGYALAKGDFKGQRFVYLLVVGTLIVPPQAIVVPLYIEMSQFDLVNTYWAVMLLYIANPFGVFMMRQFFLSVPDSYLEAARMDGCSTLQIYTRIMLPMAKPALSSLAVFTFTFIWGAFLWPLIVLSDSSMYPLQVGLAGLTGQYGSQWGQLMAAAIIAALPVITAYLLAQKTFMEGIALTGSKG; from the coding sequence TTGAGTACTGACCTCGACCTCGGCAGCGAGGACCGACCGCAGTCGGGTCACGCCGCCGGTGCCGGCCAGTACGTCGTCAAGGCCCTCGCGCACGGCATCCTCATCGTCGCGAGCGCGCTCGCCGTCGTCCCGTTCGCGTACGCGCTCCTGACCTCGATGAAGCCCGAGGAGAACATCTTCAGCACGATGGGACAGCTCATCCCGGCGGAGCCGACGCTGATGAACTACGTCAACATCTGGATGCAGAACCCGCTGGACCGGTGGATATTCAACAGCCTCCTGCTGGCCGCCGGCGTCGTCTTTTTCACCCTGCTGCTCGACAGTCTCGCGGGCTACGCGCTCGCGAAGGGCGACTTCAAGGGACAGCGGTTCGTCTACCTGCTCGTCGTCGGGACGCTCATCGTCCCCCCGCAGGCCATCGTCGTCCCGCTGTACATCGAGATGTCGCAGTTCGACCTCGTCAACACGTACTGGGCGGTGATGCTGCTCTACATCGCCAACCCGTTCGGGGTGTTCATGATGCGGCAGTTCTTCCTCTCGGTGCCCGACTCCTACCTGGAGGCGGCACGGATGGACGGCTGCAGCACCCTGCAGATATACACCCGCATCATGCTCCCCATGGCGAAGCCGGCGCTGTCGTCGCTGGCCGTGTTCACGTTCACGTTCATCTGGGGGGCGTTCCTCTGGCCGCTCATCGTCCTCTCGGACTCGTCGATGTACCCGCTACAGGTCGGTCTCGCCGGCCTCACCGGACAGTACGGCTCCCAGTGGGGGCAGCTGATGGCCGCGGCCATCATCGCCGCGCTCCCGGTCATCACCGCCTACCTGCTGGCGCAGAAGACGTTCATGGAGGGCATCGCCCTCACGGGGTCGAAAGGATGA
- a CDS encoding carbohydrate ABC transporter permease, translating into MSTHTAREIPKQVSEWLTETGLVDGQTNPMWYLIVVPKVVLFGVIMVIPFIGAFYVSFHEWAPLAQTHPFVGLENYVQLLNDEVFWKSLQNTAFYAAMLLLFDVPIALGLALLLNMKLRGTRFYSAAIFLPVVTSWVVVSLIWTWIYSPTNGILNVTLASLGLPTYDWLGNRSLAMPAITAMSIWKHIGFNMVIFLAGLGGIPDHYYEAAIVDGASRWQRFRYITLPLLKPTAFFVVTVTMIFSFRVYTQVYVMTNGGPVNSTYTLMFYFWEQGFGQFNYGYASAMAVVLLVIVFTLSIFQQQTWGSDVEY; encoded by the coding sequence ATGAGCACACACACAGCACGGGAGATTCCGAAGCAGGTGTCCGAGTGGCTGACGGAGACCGGCCTCGTGGACGGCCAGACGAACCCGATGTGGTACCTCATCGTCGTCCCGAAGGTGGTCCTGTTCGGGGTCATCATGGTCATCCCGTTCATCGGGGCGTTCTACGTCAGCTTCCACGAGTGGGCACCGCTCGCGCAGACGCATCCCTTCGTCGGCCTGGAGAACTACGTGCAGTTGCTCAACGACGAGGTGTTCTGGAAGTCGCTGCAGAACACCGCCTTCTACGCCGCGATGCTGCTGCTGTTCGACGTGCCCATCGCGCTCGGGTTGGCGCTCCTGCTCAACATGAAGCTCCGGGGGACGCGCTTCTACTCGGCGGCCATCTTCCTGCCCGTCGTCACCTCCTGGGTCGTCGTCTCGCTCATCTGGACCTGGATATACAGCCCGACGAACGGCATCCTGAACGTCACGCTGGCGTCGCTCGGACTGCCCACGTACGACTGGCTGGGCAACCGCTCGCTGGCGATGCCGGCCATCACGGCGATGAGCATCTGGAAGCACATCGGGTTCAACATGGTCATCTTCCTCGCCGGCCTCGGCGGGATTCCCGACCACTACTACGAGGCCGCCATCGTGGACGGCGCGTCCCGCTGGCAGCGCTTCCGGTACATCACCCTGCCCCTGCTCAAGCCGACGGCGTTCTTCGTCGTCACCGTGACGATGATCTTCTCGTTCCGCGTCTACACGCAGGTGTACGTCATGACGAACGGCGGTCCGGTCAACTCGACGTACACGCTGATGTTCTACTTCTGGGAGCAGGGCTTCGGCCAGTTCAACTACGGCTACGCCAGCGCGATGGCCGTCGTGCTCCTCGTCATCGTGTTCACGTTGAGCATCTTCCAACAGCAAACGTGGGGGTCCGACGTTGAGTACTGA
- a CDS encoding extracellular solute-binding protein, which produces MTRVNRRTLLGAIGTAGVAGLAGCSGGTGTETTGGGGGTEGGSTTSGGDTEGGSDSGSGQMPDSMTNWAWNDPSLQPVREDQAAEFEEMTGTSINWQTFPFGDFTAKFTSALQGGNAPDTTALSVLWVPRYAAQNVILDLEQEGFSSDNYVGGAKRNAMTNGSLYSVPWYADCRALAINKTMFEAAGLEIPDPMTRPSWEEWKSWVDALAEEHGTGYGMPAGEGFDGFVLSNGGGYINDDASEAIINNDVALEAAEFLQPMVTDGKIETYTGGGATTAGAQFESKNIPMYYAGSWDYGRMEDAGLDWQYVPHPSGPQIDTSHTWSAGVYYSVPSRGGANQEAGLRFLEYISSVETQKKVVEAIGGFPGLKEAYETDYFNNYIEEHPKLKTIEQEMSNTIAFPDHPEVGTMWTAVHTQAEALWTGTEPKQALDKAAQEIESVL; this is translated from the coding sequence ATGACTAGAGTCAACAGGCGAACGCTCCTCGGAGCGATCGGAACGGCCGGCGTCGCCGGTCTCGCAGGGTGTAGCGGTGGAACCGGTACGGAGACCACCGGCGGCGGCGGTGGCACCGAAGGCGGGAGTACGACGAGTGGCGGTGACACCGAAGGCGGGAGCGACTCCGGGTCGGGACAGATGCCGGATTCGATGACGAACTGGGCGTGGAACGACCCCTCGCTCCAGCCCGTCAGGGAGGACCAGGCGGCCGAGTTCGAGGAGATGACGGGGACGTCCATCAACTGGCAGACGTTCCCCTTCGGCGACTTCACGGCCAAGTTCACGTCGGCGCTGCAGGGAGGCAACGCGCCCGACACCACCGCGCTGTCGGTGCTGTGGGTGCCCCGCTACGCCGCCCAGAACGTCATCCTCGACCTCGAACAGGAGGGGTTCAGTTCGGACAACTACGTCGGCGGTGCCAAGCGAAACGCCATGACGAACGGCTCGCTGTACAGCGTCCCGTGGTACGCCGACTGCCGCGCCCTCGCCATCAACAAGACGATGTTCGAGGCGGCCGGCCTGGAGATTCCGGACCCGATGACGCGTCCCTCGTGGGAGGAGTGGAAGTCCTGGGTCGACGCGCTCGCGGAGGAACACGGGACCGGGTACGGGATGCCGGCGGGCGAGGGGTTCGACGGCTTCGTGCTCTCGAACGGCGGCGGCTACATCAACGACGACGCCAGCGAGGCCATCATCAACAACGACGTCGCCCTCGAAGCCGCCGAGTTCCTCCAGCCGATGGTGACGGACGGGAAGATAGAGACGTACACCGGGGGCGGCGCGACGACGGCCGGCGCCCAGTTCGAGTCGAAGAACATCCCGATGTACTACGCCGGGTCGTGGGACTACGGCCGCATGGAGGACGCCGGACTCGACTGGCAGTACGTCCCGCACCCGAGCGGGCCGCAGATAGACACCAGTCACACGTGGAGCGCCGGCGTCTACTACTCGGTCCCCAGTCGCGGCGGGGCCAACCAGGAGGCCGGCCTCCGGTTCCTCGAGTACATCTCCTCGGTCGAGACGCAGAAGAAGGTCGTCGAGGCCATCGGCGGCTTCCCCGGACTGAAGGAGGCGTACGAGACGGACTACTTCAACAACTACATCGAGGAACACCCGAAGCTGAAGACGATAGAGCAGGAGATGTCGAACACCATCGCCTTCCCGGACCACCCCGAAGTCGGGACGATGTGGACGGCGGTCCACACGCAGGCGGAGGCGCTCTGGACGGGGACCGAGCCGAAGCAGGCGCTCGACAAGGCCGCACAGGAGATAGAGAGTGTCCTCTGA
- a CDS encoding ABC transporter ATP-binding protein yields the protein MGTLSLGELTKVFQDGGGEIVAVDGLDIDIEDGEFVVFVGPSGCGKSTTLRCIAGLELPSSGSIVLNGDDITDKSATDRDMAMVFQNYALYPHMTARENMSFGLRMGTDLSKEVISDRVQETAEMMGIEDLLEKKPGELSGGQQQRVALGRSIVREPEVFLMDEPLSNLDAKLRTTMRTELQELQQRLGVTTIYVTHDQTEAMTMGDRVAILNDGELQQIGTPLECYHEPANEFVAGFIGSPSMNFIDVSVRTGASELVHDRFTYPLSRETQSLVEDAGASDALTLGIRPEDVRVVSEATDASFPVTVQVVEPLGEVSYVYFELEDGVTYTVSVGGDVLIEEGTTVHIEFPEEKIHLFDGATGEAIKNRTAPKEMTLDRQSV from the coding sequence ATGGGAACGCTTAGCCTGGGAGAGTTGACCAAAGTATTTCAGGACGGCGGTGGCGAGATAGTCGCCGTCGACGGTCTGGACATCGACATCGAGGACGGCGAGTTCGTCGTGTTCGTCGGCCCGTCCGGCTGTGGCAAGTCGACGACGCTCCGCTGTATCGCCGGTCTCGAACTCCCGTCGAGTGGCTCCATCGTGCTCAACGGCGACGACATCACCGACAAGAGCGCGACCGACCGAGACATGGCGATGGTGTTCCAGAACTACGCGCTCTACCCCCACATGACGGCGCGGGAGAACATGTCGTTCGGTCTGCGGATGGGGACCGACCTCTCGAAGGAGGTCATCAGCGACCGGGTGCAGGAGACGGCCGAGATGATGGGCATCGAGGACCTCCTGGAGAAGAAGCCCGGCGAACTGTCCGGCGGTCAGCAACAGCGTGTCGCCCTCGGGCGGTCCATCGTGCGCGAACCGGAGGTGTTCCTGATGGACGAACCGCTCTCCAACCTGGACGCCAAACTCCGCACGACGATGCGGACCGAACTGCAGGAACTCCAGCAACGCCTCGGCGTCACGACTATCTACGTCACGCACGACCAGACGGAGGCGATGACGATGGGCGACCGAGTCGCCATCCTGAACGACGGCGAACTCCAGCAGATAGGCACCCCGCTGGAGTGTTATCACGAACCGGCCAACGAGTTCGTCGCCGGCTTCATCGGGTCGCCCTCGATGAACTTCATCGACGTCTCGGTCCGGACCGGCGCGAGCGAACTCGTCCACGACCGATTCACCTACCCTCTGAGCCGAGAGACGCAGTCGCTGGTCGAGGACGCCGGTGCCAGCGACGCCCTCACGCTCGGCATCCGACCGGAGGACGTCCGCGTCGTCTCGGAGGCGACGGACGCCTCGTTCCCCGTCACCGTGCAGGTGGTCGAACCGCTCGGCGAGGTCAGCTACGTCTACTTCGAACTCGAGGACGGCGTGACGTACACCGTGAGCGTCGGCGGCGACGTGCTCATCGAGGAGGGTACGACGGTCCACATCGAGTTCCCCGAGGAGAAGATACACCTGTTCGACGGGGCGACGGGCGAGGCCATCAAGAACCGGACCGCACCGAAAGAGATGACGCTGGACCGCCAGAGCGTCTGA
- a CDS encoding sugar phosphate isomerase/epimerase family protein: MQFALNQMGFPADGLGRNAELVADAGYDGIEPNLTADGPLWDDDSVAAFADRLDELGLAVPAVATTLHWDRQLASDDDATRAAGIDVGERMIELAAELGAGAVLVVPGVVGESEPYDEVYDRALNSVRALATVGAEHGVTVCVENVWNDFLLSPMEFAEFVDRASASGPVGAYFDVGNVRRFGHPEQWIRILGDRIERVHVKDYRTDVDTMEAFTYPLEGDVDWPAVEAALRDAGYDGWVTAEVPPYRTAAERMLPRVQSDLSYLFS, from the coding sequence ATGCAGTTCGCACTGAACCAGATGGGATTCCCAGCGGACGGGCTCGGTCGGAACGCCGAACTCGTCGCCGACGCCGGGTACGACGGCATCGAACCGAACCTGACCGCGGACGGACCGCTCTGGGACGACGACTCGGTCGCCGCGTTCGCCGACCGACTTGACGAACTCGGACTCGCCGTCCCCGCCGTCGCGACGACGCTCCACTGGGACCGCCAGTTGGCGAGCGACGACGACGCCACGCGCGCGGCCGGCATCGACGTGGGCGAACGGATGATCGAACTCGCGGCCGAACTCGGCGCGGGTGCCGTCCTCGTCGTCCCCGGCGTCGTCGGCGAGTCCGAACCGTACGACGAGGTGTACGACCGGGCGCTGAACTCCGTTCGCGCGCTGGCGACCGTCGGCGCCGAACACGGCGTAACCGTCTGCGTCGAGAACGTCTGGAACGACTTCCTGCTCTCGCCGATGGAGTTCGCCGAGTTCGTCGACCGAGCCTCCGCGTCGGGCCCCGTCGGGGCGTACTTCGACGTGGGCAACGTCAGGCGGTTCGGCCACCCCGAGCAGTGGATTCGTATCCTCGGCGACCGCATCGAACGCGTCCACGTGAAGGACTACCGGACCGACGTGGACACGATGGAGGCGTTCACCTATCCGCTGGAGGGCGACGTGGACTGGCCCGCCGTCGAGGCGGCGTTGCGCGACGCCGGCTACGACGGCTGGGTGACCGCGGAGGTTCCGCCGTACCGGACGGCGGCGGAGCGGATGCTCCCGCGCGTGCAGTCGGACCTCTCGTACCTCTTCTCGTGA
- a CDS encoding PIG-L deacetylase family protein, with translation MHLTAVVAHPDDADIFCGGTLAKHADRGDDVTIVYMTRGEYGGFDTTEAELAATREAEAEAAAETLGAEASFLDFQDGRVTYSLENRLTLVEELRELRPDVVLTHFRDDMHPDHRVTSRLVTDAYYMCSLPLLETDADPCEPDNVYYFGKPTSSFEPEVHIDVTDHHSTKEEAILQHESQVEWLEEHGGIDAEFDGLVEGVRAEARVLGRTRGVEFAEGFVPLHKGADEYLG, from the coding sequence ATGCATCTCACAGCAGTAGTCGCGCATCCCGACGACGCAGACATCTTCTGCGGCGGGACGCTCGCAAAGCACGCTGACCGTGGCGACGACGTGACTATCGTGTACATGACCCGCGGCGAGTACGGCGGGTTCGACACCACCGAGGCGGAACTGGCCGCGACGCGCGAGGCAGAGGCGGAGGCGGCCGCCGAGACACTCGGCGCGGAGGCGTCGTTCCTCGACTTCCAGGACGGCCGGGTGACGTACTCGCTGGAGAACCGACTCACCCTCGTCGAAGAACTCCGCGAACTGCGACCGGACGTCGTCCTCACGCACTTCCGCGACGACATGCATCCCGACCACCGCGTCACCTCCCGACTCGTCACCGACGCCTACTACATGTGTTCGCTGCCGCTGTTGGAGACGGACGCGGACCCGTGCGAACCGGACAACGTCTACTACTTCGGCAAGCCGACGTCGTCGTTCGAACCGGAGGTTCACATCGACGTGACCGACCACCACTCGACGAAAGAGGAGGCGATTCTCCAACACGAGTCACAGGTCGAGTGGCTGGAGGAACACGGCGGCATCGACGCGGAGTTCGACGGCCTCGTCGAGGGCGTCCGCGCCGAGGCGCGCGTCCTCGGGCGGACCAGAGGCGTCGAGTTCGCCGAGGGGTTCGTCCCCCTGCACAAAGGGGCCGACGAGTACCTCGGCTGA
- a CDS encoding Cdc6/Cdc18 family protein, producing MTRQGGPVENASGLGDAFSAQDHVFSKKELLDVGYVPDPSHIVARNEEIRRLATALNPAITGDDPSNVFLYGKTGTGKSLCARYTTNRIVAAASENDVTVGRVIVDCSQENTETRAVRATARGLNDPEETDVTVPESGYGRSRYYSLLWEVLDDRFDVAFVVLDEIDCLDGTDFLMQLSRATEAKKLRHCSVGIVGISNKIKYRDRLEERVKSSLQERELVFTPYDREALREIVRSRLDAFDSGVLSDDAVSECASLAAEEHGDARKAINLLRHTGELAANEGADTITADHVREARTLAERDRVRALLAGATAQQKAALLSVVSLALVEKTRTFKTAEVYAAYEDICADAGLETLSKRRVHDLLREWEFLEVLEIERTGDGRARGSYLQHRLLEDPSVVRSVFDQSDRFAGVGFTSGTVTTTWSNI from the coding sequence ATGACACGGCAGGGCGGACCGGTCGAGAACGCCAGCGGCCTCGGGGACGCGTTCAGCGCGCAGGACCACGTCTTCTCGAAGAAGGAACTCCTCGACGTGGGGTACGTCCCCGACCCGTCCCACATCGTCGCGCGGAACGAGGAGATCCGCCGTCTCGCGACCGCTCTCAACCCCGCCATCACCGGCGACGACCCGAGTAACGTCTTCCTGTACGGGAAGACCGGGACGGGCAAGTCGCTCTGCGCCCGCTACACCACGAACCGCATCGTCGCCGCCGCGAGCGAGAACGACGTCACGGTCGGTCGCGTCATCGTCGACTGTTCGCAGGAGAACACGGAGACGCGCGCCGTGCGAGCGACCGCCCGCGGATTGAACGACCCCGAGGAGACGGACGTCACCGTCCCGGAGAGCGGCTACGGTCGTTCTCGGTACTACAGCCTCCTGTGGGAGGTTCTCGACGACCGCTTCGACGTCGCCTTCGTCGTCCTCGACGAGATAGACTGCCTCGACGGGACGGACTTTCTCATGCAGTTGTCGCGGGCGACGGAGGCGAAGAAACTCCGGCACTGTTCGGTCGGCATCGTCGGCATCAGTAACAAGATCAAGTACCGCGACCGACTGGAGGAACGGGTCAAGAGCAGCCTCCAGGAGCGCGAACTGGTCTTCACCCCGTACGACCGCGAAGCGCTCCGCGAGATAGTCCGCAGTCGATTGGACGCGTTCGACAGCGGCGTGCTCTCTGACGACGCGGTGTCCGAGTGCGCGTCGCTCGCCGCCGAGGAACACGGCGACGCCCGGAAGGCCATCAACCTGCTCCGCCACACCGGCGAACTCGCCGCGAACGAGGGGGCCGACACCATCACCGCCGACCACGTGCGGGAGGCGCGGACCCTCGCCGAACGCGACCGGGTCAGAGCGCTCCTCGCGGGCGCGACGGCCCAACAGAAGGCGGCGCTGCTCTCGGTCGTCTCGCTCGCCCTCGTCGAGAAGACGCGGACGTTCAAGACCGCGGAGGTGTACGCGGCCTACGAGGACATCTGCGCGGACGCGGGACTCGAGACGCTCTCGAAGCGACGCGTCCACGACCTGCTGCGCGAGTGGGAGTTCCTCGAAGTCCTCGAAATCGAACGGACGGGCGACGGACGCGCCCGCGGGAGCTACCTCCAGCACCGGCTCTTAGAGGACCCGTCGGTCGTCCGGTCGGTGTTCGATCAGAGCGACCGATTCGCCGGCGTCGGGTTCACGTCCGGGACGGTCACGACGACGTGGTCGAACATCTAA
- a CDS encoding Gfo/Idh/MocA family protein — translation MQRIGLVGSGFMAETHANCYQEIPGAEVVAVASLEDDKEAFAAAHTPDADTYDDAEQMMDEADLTAVDICSPTPTHRPFIEAAVDRGLSAFCEKPLARTAADADAIVDAVADADVTFMTGHVLRYFPEYVEAKRRIDAGEIGAPGTMTTERLSSPPRYGTNSWFGDKEQSGGVLLDMAIHDFDYLRWVVGEVDRVFARTAEWDDGHLHQHSSVVLRFEDGTVGHVEASWAYPEGSPFVTSYEFAGDEGLLEFDARDENAVRVSGGAEGANAPASPLAVSPYTKELEHFVECAETGREPEITPDDARQAVKIALAAIESSERGEPVAPAEVGT, via the coding sequence ATGCAACGAATTGGACTAGTGGGGAGTGGCTTCATGGCCGAGACCCATGCGAATTGTTACCAAGAGATACCCGGCGCGGAGGTCGTCGCCGTCGCGTCTCTCGAAGACGACAAGGAGGCGTTCGCCGCGGCGCACACGCCGGACGCGGACACGTACGACGACGCCGAACAGATGATGGACGAGGCGGACCTCACCGCCGTCGACATCTGCTCGCCGACGCCGACACACCGACCGTTCATCGAGGCCGCCGTCGACCGCGGGCTCTCGGCGTTCTGCGAGAAACCGCTCGCTCGCACCGCGGCGGACGCGGACGCCATCGTCGACGCCGTCGCGGACGCCGACGTCACCTTCATGACGGGACACGTGTTGCGGTACTTCCCCGAGTACGTCGAGGCGAAGCGACGAATCGACGCCGGCGAAATCGGCGCGCCGGGGACGATGACCACCGAACGGCTCTCGTCGCCGCCGCGCTACGGCACGAACTCGTGGTTCGGCGACAAGGAGCAGAGCGGCGGCGTCCTGCTCGACATGGCCATCCACGACTTCGACTATCTCCGGTGGGTCGTCGGCGAAGTCGACCGCGTGTTCGCCCGGACCGCCGAGTGGGACGACGGCCACTTGCACCAGCACTCGTCGGTCGTCCTCCGCTTCGAGGACGGGACGGTCGGCCACGTCGAAGCCTCCTGGGCCTACCCGGAGGGGTCGCCGTTCGTCACGAGCTACGAGTTCGCGGGGGACGAGGGCTTGCTGGAGTTCGACGCCCGAGACGAGAACGCCGTCCGCGTCTCCGGCGGCGCGGAGGGGGCGAACGCGCCGGCCAGTCCGCTGGCGGTGAGTCCATACACGAAGGAACTCGAACACTTCGTCGAGTGCGCCGAGACCGGTCGGGAGCCGGAAATCACTCCCGACGACGCCCGGCAGGCGGTCAAAATCGCCCTCGCGGCCATCGAGTCGAGCGAGCGCGGTGAACCCGTCGCGCCCGCGGAGGTGGGCACGTGA
- a CDS encoding Gfo/Idh/MocA family protein — translation MTVRLGICSTAHLHADSYAAALDDHPDAEFVGVTDAAADADRGRSKAAEYGVEYRDADALLADADGVVVCSTNVDHLDWVERAADAGADVLCEKPLAPTVAEAEEMVETCRDAGVNLGVAMPLRFSQPVLNAKTAMDNGALGDLQFLRGTNRGKMPGGWFVESDASGGGAVVDHSVHLLDVVRWITGEEVEEVYAEADTRFHDIEVEDVNLLSMTLTDGTEFVLDGSWSKPDEWDFWGDATLRLVGTEGVVSIDCFDQTIKQTRDAGDPGIKSLYWGSNPDEGLVDDFVEAVAEDRPPSKTGADAVEDVAVVEAAYESIAETEPVAVEKSELTAPSN, via the coding sequence GTGACCGTCCGTCTCGGCATCTGTTCGACCGCGCACCTGCACGCCGACTCCTACGCCGCCGCTCTCGACGACCACCCCGACGCCGAGTTCGTCGGCGTCACCGACGCCGCGGCGGACGCCGACCGGGGTCGCTCGAAGGCCGCGGAGTACGGCGTCGAGTACCGGGACGCCGACGCGTTGCTCGCCGACGCCGACGGCGTCGTCGTCTGCTCGACGAACGTCGACCACCTCGACTGGGTCGAACGCGCCGCCGACGCCGGCGCGGACGTCCTCTGCGAGAAACCCCTCGCGCCGACGGTGGCGGAGGCCGAGGAGATGGTCGAGACCTGTCGGGACGCCGGCGTCAACCTCGGCGTGGCGATGCCGCTCCGCTTCAGCCAACCCGTCCTGAACGCGAAGACGGCGATGGACAACGGCGCGCTGGGCGACCTGCAGTTCCTCCGCGGGACGAACCGCGGGAAGATGCCCGGCGGGTGGTTCGTCGAGAGCGACGCCTCCGGCGGCGGCGCCGTCGTCGACCACTCGGTCCACCTCCTCGACGTGGTCCGATGGATAACCGGTGAGGAGGTCGAGGAAGTGTACGCGGAGGCGGACACGCGCTTCCACGACATCGAGGTCGAAGACGTGAACCTGCTGTCGATGACGCTCACCGACGGCACCGAGTTCGTCCTCGACGGGTCGTGGAGCAAACCCGACGAGTGGGACTTCTGGGGCGACGCGACGCTCCGACTCGTCGGCACCGAGGGCGTCGTCTCCATCGACTGCTTCGACCAGACGATAAAGCAGACGCGCGACGCCGGCGACCCCGGCATCAAGTCGCTCTACTGGGGGTCGAACCCCGACGAGGGACTCGTCGACGACTTCGTGGAGGCCGTCGCGGAGGACCGCCCTCCGTCGAAGACGGGGGCGGACGCCGTCGAGGACGTCGCCGTGGTCGAAGCCGCCTACGAGTCGATAGCCGAGACCGAACCGGTCGCCGTCGAGAAATCGGAACTCACTGCGCCGTCCAACTGA